A region of Planktomarina temperata RCA23 DNA encodes the following proteins:
- a CDS encoding phage integrase SAM-like domain-containing protein, with the protein MDGEVRLFKRKHSKVWQIAFTLDGRQVRVSSKKRILNDAVAAAREIYLDYRFRQKNGLPVISKRFVDVAALCRATMKQQLDNGLGKKSFRDYIIVIDKYLVPFFGDIFVTSIDYEMLQKFARWREAKMGREPRSSTLNTHNSALNRIFDEAVARGYMNKSQVPVLVNKGRDSVRRPDFTREEYATLIRKLPSWIDAGREGKSRDMRHLLRDYILILANTGMRHGTEAENLCWKHISLFEDKGLKYLEMSVTGKTGRRDIICRAGTINYLKRIQSRCPDIADMSFEQLIKSKLDVPVFRLPDGTASANLRQTFKIFMKDTGLLTCPRTGQDRTLYSLRHTYATFSLLNDGMDVHTLAVQMGTSILMIERHYSHLTPRLKKEMLTGKRYDTPHKDYTADLSNGFAVTDEDLQRAIDDVEIEEKLPNEPKATAVAEGGSKRSVNASSDTNDKNTQASLKALEMLSRGSLSERSALAVMGTHQDAYSVAPDLRIKALELVEEGKLSERGLIAILGV; encoded by the coding sequence ATGGATGGTGAGGTTCGTCTTTTTAAACGCAAGCACAGCAAAGTCTGGCAAATTGCATTTACATTGGACGGACGACAGGTTCGCGTGAGCTCAAAGAAACGCATTTTAAATGATGCTGTGGCAGCGGCGCGTGAGATCTATTTAGACTATAGATTTAGGCAAAAGAACGGGCTGCCTGTGATCTCCAAACGCTTTGTAGATGTGGCTGCGTTGTGCCGTGCCACCATGAAGCAGCAGCTAGATAATGGCTTGGGTAAGAAGAGCTTTCGTGATTATATAATCGTAATTGATAAGTATCTGGTTCCCTTCTTTGGTGATATTTTTGTGACCAGTATTGATTATGAGATGCTGCAAAAGTTTGCGCGCTGGCGTGAGGCAAAGATGGGACGAGAGCCAAGGTCGTCCACGCTCAACACACATAACTCTGCGTTAAACAGAATATTTGATGAAGCTGTTGCCCGTGGCTACATGAACAAGTCACAAGTGCCTGTGTTGGTAAACAAGGGTCGTGACAGTGTGCGCCGCCCTGACTTTACCCGTGAAGAGTATGCAACGCTTATACGCAAGTTACCCAGCTGGATTGATGCTGGGCGAGAGGGCAAGTCACGGGACATGCGGCATCTGCTGCGTGACTACATTCTCATTCTTGCCAATACAGGCATGCGGCATGGCACAGAAGCAGAGAACCTATGCTGGAAGCATATCAGTCTATTTGAAGACAAGGGTCTCAAATACCTTGAGATGAGCGTAACGGGTAAAACAGGGCGCCGTGATATCATCTGTAGGGCAGGTACCATAAACTATCTCAAGCGCATTCAAAGTAGATGCCCTGATATAGCTGATATGAGCTTTGAGCAGTTGATCAAATCAAAACTAGATGTGCCTGTGTTTAGACTTCCTGATGGCACAGCCAGCGCAAACCTGCGTCAGACGTTCAAGATATTTATGAAAGACACTGGACTGTTGACCTGTCCTCGCACGGGCCAAGATCGCACGCTTTATAGCTTGCGCCACACCTATGCGACGTTCTCACTGCTTAATGATGGAATGGACGTACATACGCTTGCTGTTCAAATGGGCACGTCTATTTTGATGATTGAGCGCCATTACAGCCATCTCACGCCGCGCCTGAAGAAAGAGATGCTCACGGGCAAGCGGTATGACACCCCTCATAAAGACTACACCGCTGACCTTTCCAACGGTTTTGCCGTCACAGATGAAGATTTGCAGCGCGCAATTGATGATGTGGAGATTGAAGAAAAGCTTCCCAACGAACCAAAAGCAACTGCTGTGGCTGAAGGCGGTTCAAAGCGCAGTGTAAATGCGAGCAGTGATACAAACGACAAGAACACGCAAGCCAGCTTAAAAGCGTTGGAAATGCTCAGCAGGGGGTCTTTATCAGAAAGGTCTGCCCTGGCAGTTATGGGCACACACCAAGACGCCTACAGTGTTGCGCCAGACCTACGCATCAAGGCGCTTGAACTGGTTGAAGAGGGTAAGCTGTCAGAAAGAGGGCTTATTGCTATTTTGGGCGTTTAG